In the Juglans microcarpa x Juglans regia isolate MS1-56 chromosome 6D, Jm3101_v1.0, whole genome shotgun sequence genome, one interval contains:
- the LOC121235732 gene encoding homeobox-leucine zipper protein ATHB-7-like isoform X1, whose amino-acid sequence MRTNKNMRRFNEQQIKSLEVMFEAESRPEAQIKHQLANELGLRPRQVGIWFQNRRARLKTKQVERNCCILKASYDSLASNFESLQRENRELLLQLQKLKKQLGKGHGNEIGRDPMFESKETPRILSETADQKTNMLLGDVNCRHAECTVEETGIQNIAQPIDGSQASPGDRHSLECSCLPDESGGNSQWWELWS is encoded by the exons TGAGAAGATTTAATGAACAACAAATCAAGTCGCTGGAAGTTATGTTCGAGGCAGAGTCAAGACCAGAGGCTCAGATAAAACACCAGCTAGCTAACGAGCTTGGACTGCGACCTCGCCAGGTTGGTATATGGTTCCAGAACCGGAGGGCTAGATTGAAGACTAAGCAGGTCGAGCGAAACTGCTGCATATTAAAAGCCAGTTATGATAGTCTAGCTTCCAACTTCGAGTCACTACAAAGAGAGAACCGGGAACTCCTACTCCAG TTGCAGAAACTGAAAAAACAGCTGGGTAAGGGGCATGGGAACGAGATAGGAAGAGATCCTATGTTTGAATCAAAAGAAACTCCCAGAATTCTAtcagaaactgccgaccagaAAACCAACATGCTTCTGGGCGATGTTAACTGCAGACATGCTGAGTGCACTGTGGAAGAAACTGGCATTCAGAACATCGCACAACCCATAGATGGTTCCCAAGCATCACCAGGAGATCGGCACAGTTTAGAGTGCAGTTGTTTACCGGATGAGTCAGGTGGGAATTCACAGTGGTGGGAGTTATGGTCTTAA
- the LOC121235732 gene encoding homeobox-leucine zipper protein ATHB-7-like isoform X2 translates to MRTNKNMRRFNEQQIKSLEVMFEAESRPEAQIKHQLANELGLRPRQVGIWFQNRRARLKTKQVERNCCILKASYDSLASNFESLQRENRELLLQKLKKQLGKGHGNEIGRDPMFESKETPRILSETADQKTNMLLGDVNCRHAECTVEETGIQNIAQPIDGSQASPGDRHSLECSCLPDESGGNSQWWELWS, encoded by the exons TGAGAAGATTTAATGAACAACAAATCAAGTCGCTGGAAGTTATGTTCGAGGCAGAGTCAAGACCAGAGGCTCAGATAAAACACCAGCTAGCTAACGAGCTTGGACTGCGACCTCGCCAGGTTGGTATATGGTTCCAGAACCGGAGGGCTAGATTGAAGACTAAGCAGGTCGAGCGAAACTGCTGCATATTAAAAGCCAGTTATGATAGTCTAGCTTCCAACTTCGAGTCACTACAAAGAGAGAACCGGGAACTCCTACTCCAG AAACTGAAAAAACAGCTGGGTAAGGGGCATGGGAACGAGATAGGAAGAGATCCTATGTTTGAATCAAAAGAAACTCCCAGAATTCTAtcagaaactgccgaccagaAAACCAACATGCTTCTGGGCGATGTTAACTGCAGACATGCTGAGTGCACTGTGGAAGAAACTGGCATTCAGAACATCGCACAACCCATAGATGGTTCCCAAGCATCACCAGGAGATCGGCACAGTTTAGAGTGCAGTTGTTTACCGGATGAGTCAGGTGGGAATTCACAGTGGTGGGAGTTATGGTCTTAA
- the LOC121235733 gene encoding mediator of RNA polymerase II transcription subunit 10b-like, translating to MDSSQGAATAVTGGGGGNGLISQANDTAAVNALDDPKQNLNQVINSIQKTLGLLHQLYLTVSSFNAASQLPLLQRLNSLVMELDNMVKITEKCNIQVPMEVLNLIDDGKNPDEFTRDVINSCISKNQITKGKTDAFKGLRRHLLEELEQAFPDKVESYREIRAASAAELKKLAQAQSMLPNGDMKVKSEL from the exons ATGGATTCATCACAGGGTGCTGCAACAGCAGtgactggtggtggtggtggcaaTGGGCTGATCTCTCAGGCCAATGATACAGCAGCAGTAAATGCCTTGGACGATCCAAAGCAAAACTTGAACCAGGTCATCAACTCTATCCAGAAAACTTTGGGCCTCCTTCACCAGCTCTACCTTACTGTCTCTTCCTTCAATGCTGCCTCTCAGCTTCCTCTTCTCCAACGCCT CAATTCTCTTGTTATGGAGCTCGACAACATGGTTAAAATAACTGAGAAGTGCAACATCCAGGTTCCTATGGAAGTTCTTAA TTTGATAGATGATGGAAAGAATCCAGACGAATTCACAAGGGATGTCATAAACAGCTGTATTTCCAAAAATCAGATCACGAAAGGCAAAACTGATGCGTTTAAG ggTTTACGCAGACATCTTTTGGAAGAACTTGAACAAGCATTTCCTGATAAAGTTGAATCATACAGAGAAATACGTGCTGCCTCTGCTGCT GAATTGAAGAAGCTTGCACAAGCACAAAGCATGTTACCAAATGGAGATATGAAGGTCAAATCCGAGCTTTAG